In the Halococcus hamelinensis 100A6 genome, CACAGTTCGAAACCGAGCGATACGTTCTGATCGGAACGACGCCCGATCGGCCGGCGTACCTTCTCCGGCAGCGATGGGAATACCTGCGTCTCGCGGACGCCGCCAGTGCTGCTGGCTGGAATCTCGGAAATTCGGAGACGAGGTCGGGGAGATGGTTGACAGCCTGGTTGAATCAGGTGCTCAGAATACGGGACTGAGAGGGTCCGCTACGATGACTTCGGTTCTTCGCCATTTGAGAAGGTTCCGACGTACCATTCGAAAGGACGGACGGAATCGGAGATGAGCCATCTATCCTTGGAATCCGGTCAGGATCCAGTCGTCTGGGTTCGGAGCACTCGGATCGATATCGGGCGCGCTCACTAACACGAAGGCGCTCACAGCGTCTCCGTTTTGGATTTGCCGTGTGGCTCCCGATGGTATTCGAAGTGCATCACCGCTCTCCATTGGAACGTCTTCGTCGTCGATCCGAACGGTGGCCTGGCCAGTGATGAGAACGTACACCTCCTCGTGGCCGTCATCAGCGTGGTCGTGAACTTCGTTCGACCAGTTCGGCGCACACTGCGTGACTGTTACCCCCACTCGTCGGCAGCCGAGCGGTTCTCGAAGGAGGTGCATCGCGTCCGCTGCTTGCTCGGTCTCCGTGTAGTTGATCTTCGTGTATCCACTCATGTTGCTACACCGAGATGGCTTTCGAGTCCTCTCTGGGATAGCTCTCTGCTGCTATTGGCCTGATGACGAACGGTACCCCGCTGGTTCATCCTCTCACCCACATCGCATGATGTTCCTCCCGGAGATGATCTTGGTAGGCCTTGATCGCCTTTGCATACGATCCCGTTGTCACCCACCAATCACAGTGTGGACAGTTGCTCGTAATCGCTTCATGTCTAGCAACCATACTCTAATTAGCAATTAAGAACCCAAATATAATAAGAATTCTTATTTTGAATCTCTATTTTGATAGCTCATTCGACCTCGGCACATCACTTCGTCGACAGGCGAGTAGCAGCACAGGAATCGTTGTTTCCCAACTAAGACCCTCTTCGTGATCCTCAGTTACATCATTGCGGCCGTCGTAAATCGTCTATGCGCGAATTCGTATTTACCCTCGATTACGGGCCCGGAGACAACCCGGTCGCAGACGTTCTCGCCGCTGCTCCCGAGACACGGTTTCGGTCGCTCTCGTGCCACGTTACGCCCACGACGCTCTGGCGCGTCGACCACATCACTGGTTCTGAGAGCGCTCTCGATGATGTCGCCGATGCAGTCTCGAACGCACCGTACTACGCGGACTGTCTCGTCCGACGCGACTGTGAGGGCGAATGGGAGACCTCCGTCCTCGACCGCTCCGCCGACACCCTCGTTCTCTACTCGTACTGGGAACGAACCCCGACGTGTACGTCGATCCCTCATCTCGCGCTCGAACATCTCGGGCAGGGGCTCGTCTTCGAAACCACCTGGCAGGAGCGCGCCTACCAGTGGCGGCTGATCCTCCCTAATGACCGACCGATCTCCCCATTCTACCGGGCTCTCGAAGCCGAGATCGATGCGACGGCCGGGGTCGAGATCGTCCGGGTCCGCGAGGCGGGACCCAACCACTTTGACGAGGAGCACGACGGAGCCGACCGGCGGCTCTCGCCCGAACAGGAGACGGCGCTTCGGGCGGCCGTCGAGCGGGGCTACTACGAGACCCCGCGGGCGATAGAAACGTACGAACTCGCCGACGAACTCGGTATTCCCGGCTCGACGCTCTCCTATCGACTCCGGCGTGCGGAAGCGACGCTCGCAGCCGACTATATCGAGGGGCTCCCCGCGACGCAGCCGTCTCGCTCAAACCGGTAGCCACGCTTGCCGCCGGCGGTTGGTGTGTACCAACCGACCGTCGAAGGCGTTGGAGGTCCTCGATCGAAGTATGTCAACCGATGCGGGATCGCGACCATCCCCGGGTCGTGACGAAACCATCTCGTTCGCGGTCCCGGATATGGACTGTCCCTCCTGCGCCGGAAAGGTCGAAAACGCGCTCGGGCGACAGGACGGGGTCGTCGAGTACGCGACTCAACCGACGACCGGAACGGTTTCGGTGACGTACGATCCGGATTCCTGTTCGGAGACGGCGCTCGTCGAGACCATCGAAGGCAGCGGATACGAGGTCGAAGGGGAGCGAACCGGATCGTCACCGGCCGACGACGGCCGTCCACGGAACGGACCAGGTTCGGTGTGGCGGAGCCGACGAGCGCTCGAAGTCTACACGGGTGCGACGTTCCTCGCTGTCGGTGTCGTCCTGAAGTATCTCCTCCCCTCGTTCGATATCGTGCTTCTCGGCGGTCTCGGGCCGGGATTCACCGGGAGCGACCTGAGCTTCGTGCTCGGGATCGTCGCCGGTGGCGGCACGGTTCTGAAGAACGGCTACTACTCGGCTCGCAACCGGAGCCTCGACATCGACTTCCTGATGACCGCGGGGATCCTCGGCGCGGTCCTCGCGAGCGTCTGCTTCGGTGCGGAGCTGTACTTCGAGGGCGGAACGCTCGCGGTGCTGTTCTCGGTCGCCCAGCTGATGGAGCGCTACTCGATCGGGCGAGCGCGGAACTCGCTCGACGAGCTCATGG is a window encoding:
- a CDS encoding cupin domain-containing protein — its product is MSGYTKINYTETEQAADAMHLLREPLGCRRVGVTVTQCAPNWSNEVHDHADDGHEEVYVLITGQATVRIDDEDVPMESGDALRIPSGATRQIQNGDAVSAFVLVSAPDIDPSAPNPDDWILTGFQG
- a CDS encoding helix-turn-helix domain-containing protein, whose amino-acid sequence is MREFVFTLDYGPGDNPVADVLAAAPETRFRSLSCHVTPTTLWRVDHITGSESALDDVADAVSNAPYYADCLVRRDCEGEWETSVLDRSADTLVLYSYWERTPTCTSIPHLALEHLGQGLVFETTWQERAYQWRLILPNDRPISPFYRALEAEIDATAGVEIVRVREAGPNHFDEEHDGADRRLSPEQETALRAAVERGYYETPRAIETYELADELGIPGSTLSYRLRRAEATLAADYIEGLPATQPSRSNR
- a CDS encoding DUF7124 domain-containing protein, giving the protein MTLAFELAALRQARDPQAVVVDARRWARNVGLLSADPAAADAFCAEHLVRRDFRARPTAWDLQDLSTQFETERYVLIGTTPDRPAYLLRQRWEYLRLADAASAAGWNLGNSETRSGRWLTAWLNQVLRIRD